From Streptomyces sp. 6-11-2, one genomic window encodes:
- a CDS encoding GlxA family transcriptional regulator, with translation MDRTTEFRAHRVVVLALDGLLPFELGIPHRIFGRPVDAAGRHLYEVVTCSIRPPGPVDTDADFSIHVPHGPEILATADTVIVPASYELGPVYEKGVLTEELAAALTHIRPGTRLASICTGVYVLAAAGRLDGRRATTHWADADRFQRVFPQVEVDADVLFIDDGDVLTSAGVAAGIDLCLHMVRRDHGTAVANEVARRTVVPPHRDGGQAQYIHRPVPDPQLATTTTARAWALGRLHEPIRLQDMAAREAMSVRTFTRRFREEAGVSPGQWLTQQRVERARHLLESTDLSVDRVARDAGFGTAQSMRQHLQTALGVTPTTYRRTFRVSGSAARTGAEA, from the coding sequence ATGGACAGGACCACGGAGTTCCGCGCGCACCGCGTCGTCGTCCTCGCCCTCGACGGGCTGCTGCCCTTCGAGCTGGGCATCCCGCACCGGATCTTCGGACGGCCCGTGGACGCCGCCGGACGGCATCTGTACGAGGTCGTCACCTGCTCGATCCGCCCTCCCGGGCCGGTGGACACGGACGCCGACTTCTCGATCCACGTACCGCACGGGCCGGAGATCCTGGCCACCGCCGACACCGTGATCGTCCCGGCCTCGTACGAACTCGGCCCGGTCTACGAGAAGGGGGTGCTGACCGAGGAGCTGGCCGCCGCCCTGACGCACATCCGGCCCGGCACCCGGCTCGCCTCCATCTGCACGGGCGTGTACGTGCTGGCCGCGGCGGGGCGTCTGGACGGGCGGCGCGCCACGACGCACTGGGCCGACGCCGATCGCTTCCAGCGGGTCTTCCCACAGGTCGAGGTGGACGCGGACGTGCTGTTCATCGACGATGGCGACGTGCTGACCTCGGCGGGCGTCGCGGCCGGGATCGACCTGTGCCTCCACATGGTGCGCCGCGACCACGGCACCGCGGTCGCCAACGAGGTGGCCCGGCGGACCGTCGTGCCGCCGCACCGCGACGGCGGTCAGGCGCAGTACATCCACCGGCCGGTGCCCGACCCGCAGTTGGCCACCACGACCACCGCGCGCGCATGGGCGCTGGGCCGCCTGCACGAGCCCATCCGGTTGCAGGACATGGCCGCGCGGGAGGCGATGTCGGTACGGACCTTCACTCGGCGCTTCCGTGAGGAGGCCGGGGTCAGTCCGGGGCAGTGGCTCACCCAGCAGCGCGTCGAACGGGCCCGGCACCTGCTGGAGTCCACGGACCTGTCCGTGGACCGGGTGGCCCGGGACGCCGGCTTCGGCACGGCCCAGTCGATGCGGCAGCATCTCCAGACGGCGCTCGGGGTGACGCCGACGACCTACCGGCGGACCTTCCGGGTGAGTGGCTCCGCCGCGCGGACCGGGGCGGAGGCCTGA
- a CDS encoding GNAT family N-acetyltransferase: MTTDLRDPGDLATVRTAGHGLLLRPWDPESDADVRAWLRGITDPEFRRWNTPLVPVTDLTGARDSLRARAARAREGSDASFVIEDAGSATTLGHIGVNDIRPRLGVARIGYWVLPEARGRGVATRALKLVANWAFGELRLHRLELDHAVGHGASCRVAERCGFRCEGTMRGAIFESERRDAFRDAHLHARLATDPEPDAR, translated from the coding sequence GTGACCACCGACCTTCGTGACCCCGGGGACCTCGCGACCGTACGGACCGCGGGGCACGGGCTGCTGCTGCGCCCGTGGGACCCGGAGTCCGACGCCGACGTACGGGCGTGGCTGCGCGGCATCACCGACCCGGAGTTCCGCCGCTGGAACACACCGCTCGTGCCCGTCACGGACCTCACCGGCGCCCGCGACTCCCTGCGGGCACGGGCCGCGCGTGCGCGGGAGGGCTCGGACGCGTCCTTCGTGATCGAGGACGCCGGGAGCGCCACGACGCTCGGGCACATCGGCGTCAACGACATCCGGCCGCGGCTCGGCGTCGCGAGGATCGGCTACTGGGTCCTGCCCGAGGCCCGCGGGCGCGGGGTCGCCACCCGGGCGCTGAAGCTGGTGGCGAACTGGGCGTTCGGCGAACTGCGTCTGCACCGGCTGGAACTGGACCACGCCGTCGGGCACGGGGCGTCCTGCCGGGTCGCCGAGCGCTGCGGCTTCCGGTGCGAGGGCACGATGCGCGGCGCGATCTTCGAGTCGGAGCGCCGCGACGCCTTCCGGGACGCGCACCTGCACGCGCGTCTGGCCACGGATCCGGAGCCGGACGCCCGCTAA
- a CDS encoding metallophosphoesterase family protein produces the protein MISRPSSPASGSARRRVATGAAAAFLGLTVALGSGLASPVQAAETSTFTGIILGVGANESQRTVTWYSSADTTQKVQLAPTAQLDNGEFPASATVFDALGGENISTSGGYNRHATLTGLQEHTAYSYRVGSEGNWSPAYSFKTQDFKGDYDFLFFGDPQIGSSGNTAKDQAGWQDTLDVALGANPDSELLVSGGDHVETANTESQWNAFLAPDQLRQYPWAATIGNHDVGGKAYEQHLYTPNTDRSAPLYSNGNPASNTSGGNYWYIYKDVLFIDVNSNSYATSQGGGGDAAHINYVTDVINKHGSEAKWKVLVFHHAMYSPASHAKDSDAKVRRNDLPAAFSKLGVDLVLAGHDHAYSRSYLLKNSEKQNKDEQPGAADVYPGPGGVLYVTANSASGSKYYGITKPDSSGTSGAGNGADPLNPGNYWYNSVQNQENVRSYVKVKVRNDKLVVENLRSGTCAAPNAAVELSQVSCTNTPSGQPVGSVVDKVTVHPYHGDGQDIQVNVPNAAPGEFGWTIDGYNGLVDLGTAKDHDGDYFQAGGKINPILVSDSRRSLAPWSISASVGDFKDADKVFSGAYLGWTPNVIQEGAGAKASGEVASGYDGGAGLSVSRGLGWADQGHPKGKAKLGADLDLKIPGSVDKGAYRATLTITALSS, from the coding sequence ATGATTTCGAGACCCTCCTCGCCGGCTTCCGGGTCGGCGCGGCGCCGCGTGGCCACAGGTGCCGCCGCGGCATTCCTGGGCCTGACCGTGGCCCTCGGCAGCGGCCTGGCCTCCCCCGTACAGGCAGCCGAGACCAGCACGTTCACCGGCATCATCCTCGGCGTCGGCGCCAACGAGTCCCAGCGCACCGTGACCTGGTACTCCTCGGCCGACACCACGCAGAAGGTCCAGCTCGCCCCGACGGCGCAGCTCGACAACGGAGAGTTCCCGGCCTCCGCCACCGTCTTCGACGCCCTCGGCGGGGAGAACATCTCCACCAGCGGCGGCTACAACCGCCACGCCACGCTCACCGGCCTCCAGGAGCACACGGCCTACTCCTACCGGGTCGGCTCCGAGGGCAACTGGTCCCCGGCGTACTCCTTCAAGACGCAGGACTTCAAGGGCGACTACGACTTCCTGTTCTTCGGCGACCCGCAGATCGGCTCGTCCGGCAACACCGCCAAGGACCAGGCCGGCTGGCAGGACACCCTGGACGTCGCGCTCGGGGCCAACCCGGACTCCGAGCTGCTGGTGTCGGGCGGCGACCACGTCGAGACGGCCAACACCGAGTCCCAGTGGAACGCCTTCCTCGCCCCCGACCAGCTGCGCCAGTACCCGTGGGCCGCCACCATCGGCAACCACGACGTCGGCGGCAAGGCGTACGAGCAGCACCTCTACACGCCGAACACGGACCGCTCGGCGCCGCTGTACTCCAACGGCAATCCGGCTTCCAACACGTCCGGTGGGAACTACTGGTACATCTACAAGGATGTGCTGTTCATCGACGTCAACAGCAACAGCTACGCCACCAGCCAGGGCGGCGGCGGCGACGCGGCGCACATCAACTACGTCACGGACGTCATCAACAAGCACGGCTCCGAGGCCAAGTGGAAGGTGCTCGTCTTCCACCACGCGATGTACTCGCCGGCCTCCCACGCCAAGGACTCCGACGCCAAGGTCCGCCGCAACGACCTGCCGGCCGCCTTCTCCAAGCTCGGTGTCGACCTGGTGCTGGCCGGTCACGACCACGCCTACTCGCGCAGCTACCTGCTGAAGAACAGCGAGAAGCAGAACAAGGACGAGCAGCCCGGCGCCGCCGACGTGTACCCCGGTCCCGGCGGTGTGCTGTACGTGACGGCCAACTCGGCCTCGGGCTCGAAGTACTACGGCATCACCAAGCCGGACAGCAGCGGCACGAGCGGCGCCGGCAACGGTGCCGACCCGCTGAACCCTGGTAACTACTGGTACAACTCGGTCCAGAACCAGGAGAACGTCCGCAGCTACGTCAAGGTCAAGGTGCGCAACGACAAGCTCGTCGTCGAGAACCTGCGCAGCGGCACCTGCGCGGCACCGAACGCCGCGGTGGAGCTCAGCCAGGTCTCCTGCACCAACACGCCCTCCGGTCAGCCGGTCGGCTCGGTCGTCGACAAGGTCACCGTGCACCCGTACCACGGTGACGGCCAGGACATCCAGGTGAACGTCCCGAACGCCGCCCCGGGCGAGTTCGGCTGGACGATCGACGGCTACAACGGCCTGGTGGACCTCGGCACCGCCAAGGACCACGACGGCGACTACTTCCAGGCCGGCGGCAAGATCAACCCGATCCTCGTGTCGGACAGCCGCCGCTCGCTCGCCCCGTGGTCGATCTCGGCCAGCGTGGGTGACTTCAAGGACGCCGACAAGGTGTTCTCCGGTGCCTACCTCGGCTGGACGCCGAACGTGATCCAGGAAGGCGCCGGCGCCAAGGCCAGCGGGGAGGTGGCCTCCGGCTACGACGGCGGCGCGGGCCTGTCCGTCTCGCGCGGGCTCGGCTGGGCCGACCAGGGCCACCCCAAGGGCAAGGCCAAGCTGGGCGCGGACCTGGATCTGAAGATCCCGGGCAGCGTCGACAAGGGCGCCTACCGCGCCACCCTCACGATCACTGCGCTGAGCAGCTGA
- a CDS encoding GNAT family N-acetyltransferase — translation MTSGTTTDDWHLTDDVEQFWARGGEFLRSRPAPHTVHLTVTENLRSRGARLYGDADPEFGLLAGEDGAAGVRAAFLRTPPHPVVLTSLTEEEAAALAARLAGPGREVSGVSADRDTAAAFAGAWRRLTGAEVSLRQRMRLYRLGELTVPHPVPPGRATVAGEADRKLLARWYEEFCAAVGETAVQDAGKWADERVRRADVMLWQGPDGTPVAMAGTTPKVAGQVRVAGVYTPTHLRGRGYAGAVTVEVSRAARESGAEEVLLFTDLANPTSNGLYQRIGYRPVSDFAVYDFG, via the coding sequence ATGACTTCCGGGACGACCACCGATGACTGGCACCTGACCGACGACGTCGAGCAATTCTGGGCGCGTGGAGGGGAGTTCCTCCGCTCGCGGCCCGCACCGCACACCGTGCACCTGACGGTGACGGAGAACCTGCGCTCGCGCGGCGCGCGGCTCTACGGGGACGCCGACCCCGAGTTCGGCCTGCTGGCCGGAGAGGACGGGGCGGCGGGTGTGCGGGCCGCCTTCCTCCGCACGCCGCCTCATCCGGTGGTCCTCACCTCCCTGACCGAGGAGGAGGCCGCCGCGCTGGCGGCGCGGCTGGCCGGTCCCGGGCGCGAGGTGTCCGGTGTGTCGGCGGACCGCGACACCGCCGCCGCGTTCGCCGGGGCCTGGCGTCGCCTCACCGGCGCCGAGGTCTCCCTGCGGCAGCGGATGCGGCTCTACCGGCTGGGCGAGTTGACCGTGCCGCACCCGGTCCCGCCGGGCCGCGCCACGGTGGCGGGCGAGGCGGACCGGAAGCTGCTGGCCCGGTGGTACGAGGAGTTCTGCGCCGCCGTCGGCGAGACGGCCGTCCAGGACGCGGGGAAGTGGGCCGACGAGCGCGTCCGGCGCGCTGACGTCATGCTCTGGCAGGGCCCGGACGGGACACCCGTCGCCATGGCGGGGACGACTCCGAAGGTCGCCGGGCAGGTGAGGGTGGCCGGTGTCTACACACCGACGCACCTGCGGGGGCGCGGGTACGCGGGCGCCGTCACGGTCGAGGTCAGCCGCGCGGCGCGGGAGTCGGGGGCCGAGGAGGTGCTGCTGTTCACCGACCTCGCCAATCCGACCAGCAACGGCCTCTACCAGCGGATCGGTTACCGGCCGGTGTCCGATTTCGCGGTGTACGACTTCGGCTGA
- a CDS encoding NAD(P)/FAD-dependent oxidoreductase — translation MTDSTSASTARHADRPVYVIGGGPGGLAAAQALRARGIRAVVLEKSDRVGASWRRHYDRLRLHTTRRLSALPGLPMPRRFGRWVAREDVVRYLEKYAEHHRLEIVTGVEVSRVEPAPDGTGWLLRASGGRELTGGAVVVATGHNHTPRVPDWSGRETYQGGPGEFVHAREYRNAEPYAGRDVLVVGVGNTGAEIAVDLVEGGASRVRLSVRTAPHIVRRSTAGWAAQYTGVLVRRLPVRLVDVLARPLARLSVPDLSAHGLPRPRTGLYSRVEEGSIPVQDAGLVDAVRKGRVEIVAAVEGFESGKVLLADGTRIQPDAVVAATGYVRALEGLVGHLDVLDSRGRPVVRGRRTPKNAPGLYFTGFTNPISGMLRELALDAERIAGAIAKESARKGGRRVSRLPD, via the coding sequence ATGACCGACTCGACCAGCGCCTCCACGGCGCGGCACGCCGACCGTCCCGTCTACGTCATCGGCGGCGGTCCGGGCGGGCTGGCCGCCGCGCAGGCGCTGCGCGCGCGGGGGATACGCGCGGTCGTCCTGGAGAAGTCCGACCGGGTCGGGGCGTCGTGGCGGCGGCACTACGACCGGCTGCGCCTGCACACCACCCGGCGCCTGTCCGCGCTGCCCGGACTGCCGATGCCGCGCCGGTTCGGCAGATGGGTCGCGCGCGAGGACGTGGTGCGGTACCTGGAGAAGTACGCCGAGCACCACCGGCTGGAGATCGTGACCGGCGTCGAGGTCTCCCGCGTCGAGCCCGCGCCGGACGGCACCGGCTGGCTGCTGCGCGCCTCCGGCGGACGGGAGCTGACCGGCGGCGCGGTGGTCGTCGCCACCGGCCACAACCACACGCCCCGCGTGCCCGACTGGTCCGGCCGGGAGACGTACCAGGGCGGCCCCGGCGAATTCGTGCACGCCCGCGAGTACCGCAACGCCGAGCCGTACGCCGGGCGTGACGTGCTCGTCGTCGGCGTCGGCAACACCGGCGCCGAGATAGCCGTGGACCTGGTGGAGGGCGGGGCCTCGCGCGTACGGCTGTCGGTGCGCACCGCCCCGCACATCGTGCGCCGGTCGACCGCCGGGTGGGCCGCCCAGTACACCGGGGTGCTCGTACGGCGGCTGCCGGTCCGGCTCGTCGACGTGCTCGCGCGACCGCTCGCCAGGCTGAGCGTGCCGGACCTCTCCGCGCACGGCCTGCCCCGTCCCCGCACCGGCCTGTACTCGCGGGTCGAGGAGGGCTCGATCCCGGTCCAGGACGCCGGTCTCGTCGACGCGGTCCGCAAGGGCAGGGTCGAGATCGTGGCCGCCGTGGAGGGCTTCGAGAGCGGCAAGGTCCTCCTCGCCGACGGCACGCGCATCCAGCCGGACGCCGTCGTCGCCGCCACCGGCTATGTCCGCGCACTGGAAGGGCTGGTCGGCCATCTGGACGTGCTCGACTCCCGTGGCAGGCCGGTCGTCCGCGGCCGCCGCACGCCGAAGAACGCGCCCGGCCTGTACTTCACCGGCTTCACCAACCCCATCAGCGGCATGCTCCGCGAACTGGCGCTGGACGCCGAGAGGATCGCCGGGGCCATCGCGAAGGAGAGCGCCCGCAAGGGCGGCCGCCGGGTCTCCCGGCTGCCGGACTGA
- a CDS encoding EF-hand domain-containing protein, with the protein MVSSEYERRIAARFATFDQDGNGYIDREDFIVAARSLLAEFATAARSDKGQALYAGAEAFWQGMAGIADRDGDQRITREEFVTGAVKRLRDNPERFAEIARPFLHAALAVADADGDGAATIEDTVRVLRVLGVPEGAARPIAAALDTDGDGRVGEQEIVPALARYFTVPE; encoded by the coding sequence ATGGTCAGCAGCGAGTACGAGCGCAGGATCGCGGCGCGGTTCGCCACCTTCGACCAGGACGGCAACGGCTACATCGACCGCGAGGACTTCATCGTGGCGGCCCGCTCGCTGCTCGCCGAGTTCGCCACCGCCGCCCGCTCCGACAAGGGCCAGGCCCTGTACGCGGGTGCGGAGGCCTTCTGGCAGGGCATGGCCGGGATCGCCGACCGCGACGGCGACCAGCGCATCACCCGGGAGGAGTTCGTGACCGGCGCGGTCAAGCGCCTGCGCGACAACCCCGAGCGGTTCGCCGAGATCGCCCGTCCCTTCCTGCACGCCGCCCTGGCCGTCGCGGACGCCGACGGCGACGGCGCCGCCACCATCGAGGACACCGTGCGTGTGCTCCGGGTGCTCGGCGTGCCCGAGGGGGCCGCCCGGCCCATCGCCGCCGCGCTCGACACCGACGGCGACGGCAGGGTGGGCGAGCAGGAGATCGTGCCCGCCCTCGCCCGCTACTTCACCGTCCCCGAGTAG
- a CDS encoding WxL protein peptidoglycan domain-containing protein — protein MPLPATRRKTTVTTLVRTAALALLMAFALTGLRATPAAAEGGDVTWTVRTAPNSYGADRSSFSYAVNPGGRVEDALVVSNRGKSPLTLAVYAADGFTTDTGQLDLLTRDKKSVGVGAWVHAERKSVVLRPGKSVRIPFTVTVPGNATPGDYVGGVLTSLRQSDEAEGINVDRRLGIRVKLRVGGDLRPTLAVENLHVDYSGSANPFAAGDATVTYTIHNTGNAMLSARQTVSVAGPFGWLRTEAGGIPSPPELLPGESWKVKVPVHGVTPGVSLTATATLIPLLTDASGSTTSLDPVRATAHGWAVPWTLLLLLVLLIAVIAGAVVRARRGRARRKLREDARVRDAVEQALREKGTREGREPQETPEAQEAEESQGAQKAGEAQKG, from the coding sequence ATGCCCCTGCCCGCAACGCGCCGGAAGACCACGGTCACCACCCTCGTCCGCACCGCCGCCCTGGCCCTGCTCATGGCCTTCGCCCTCACCGGGCTGCGGGCCACTCCGGCCGCGGCGGAGGGCGGCGACGTCACCTGGACGGTCAGGACGGCGCCGAACAGCTACGGTGCCGACCGGTCCAGCTTCAGCTACGCAGTGAACCCCGGTGGACGCGTCGAGGACGCCCTGGTCGTCTCCAACCGCGGCAAATCCCCACTGACCCTGGCCGTCTACGCCGCCGACGGCTTCACGACCGACACCGGCCAGCTCGACCTGCTCACCAGGGACAAGAAGTCCGTCGGCGTCGGCGCCTGGGTCCACGCCGAACGCAAGAGCGTGGTGCTCCGGCCCGGCAAGTCCGTCCGGATCCCCTTCACGGTCACCGTTCCCGGCAACGCCACGCCCGGCGACTACGTGGGCGGTGTCCTGACCTCGCTGCGGCAGTCCGACGAGGCCGAGGGCATCAACGTGGACCGGCGCCTCGGCATCCGGGTCAAGCTGCGGGTCGGCGGCGACCTCCGGCCGACCCTGGCGGTCGAGAACCTGCACGTGGACTACTCCGGCTCGGCCAACCCGTTCGCCGCCGGCGACGCCACCGTCACGTACACGATCCACAACACCGGCAACGCCATGCTCTCGGCCCGGCAGACGGTGTCGGTCGCGGGCCCGTTCGGATGGCTGCGGACCGAGGCGGGCGGGATCCCCTCACCGCCGGAGCTGCTCCCGGGCGAGAGCTGGAAGGTGAAGGTGCCCGTGCACGGCGTGACGCCGGGCGTCAGCCTGACCGCGACCGCCACCCTCATTCCCCTGCTCACCGACGCGTCCGGCTCCACCACCTCGCTCGATCCGGTCCGGGCCACCGCGCACGGCTGGGCCGTCCCGTGGACGCTGCTGCTGCTCCTGGTCCTGCTGATCGCGGTCATCGCCGGCGCGGTCGTCCGCGCCCGCCGCGGCCGGGCCCGGCGCAAGCTGCGCGAGGACGCCCGCGTACGGGACGCGGTCGAACAGGCCCTGCGCGAGAAGGGGACGCGGGAGGGGCGGGAACCCCAGGAGACTCCGGAAGCCCAGGAGGCCGAGGAGTCCCAGGGGGCCCAGAAGGCCGGGGAGGCCCAGAAGGGCTGA
- a CDS encoding MFS transporter gives MTQTTEPASATTARTPSARRAARVHRAWFVAAVTFVTITGAAAFRSLPGLLIDPLHQEFGWSRGTIGAAVSINLALYGLTAPFAAALMDRFGIRRVVAAALTVIAVGSGLTVWMTASWQLWLCWGLLVGLGTGSMALAFAATVTNRWFTARRGLVTGILTAASASGQLIFLPFLSWTVQSHGWRPAAVTVSLAALAVVPFVWLLLRDHPADVGVKPYGADEFVPKPEPVPGAARRTLAVLSSAVRTGPFWLLAGTFAICGASTNGLIQTHFVPAAHDHGMPITAAASLLAVIGVFDVAGTIASGWFTDRFEPRRLLAVYYALRGVSLLFLPMLLAPSVHPPMIFFIVFYGLDWVATVPPTLALCREHYGEDSAIVFGWVLASHQVGAALVAYLGGLARDVFGSYDVVWYASGALCAAAALMALVIRRRPTVLSPAAV, from the coding sequence GTGACCCAGACAACCGAACCCGCGTCCGCCACCACGGCCCGGACGCCGTCCGCCCGCCGTGCGGCCCGCGTCCACCGAGCGTGGTTCGTCGCTGCCGTCACCTTCGTCACGATCACCGGCGCCGCGGCCTTCCGCTCGCTGCCCGGCCTGCTCATCGACCCGCTGCACCAGGAGTTCGGCTGGTCGCGGGGCACGATCGGCGCCGCGGTCTCGATCAACCTCGCGCTGTACGGGCTCACCGCGCCCTTCGCCGCCGCGCTCATGGACCGCTTCGGCATCCGCCGGGTGGTCGCCGCCGCGCTCACGGTGATCGCCGTAGGCTCCGGCCTGACCGTGTGGATGACCGCCTCCTGGCAGCTGTGGCTGTGCTGGGGCCTGCTGGTCGGTCTCGGCACCGGCTCGATGGCGCTCGCCTTCGCGGCGACGGTCACCAACCGCTGGTTCACCGCGCGGCGCGGCCTGGTCACCGGCATCCTCACCGCCGCCTCCGCCTCCGGCCAGCTGATCTTCCTGCCGTTCCTGTCCTGGACCGTCCAGTCGCACGGCTGGCGCCCGGCCGCGGTCACGGTGTCGCTCGCGGCCCTCGCCGTCGTCCCCTTCGTCTGGCTGCTGCTGCGCGACCATCCGGCGGACGTGGGCGTCAAGCCGTACGGCGCCGACGAGTTCGTACCGAAGCCGGAGCCCGTGCCCGGGGCCGCCCGCCGCACCCTGGCCGTCCTGTCCTCGGCGGTGCGCACCGGCCCCTTCTGGCTGCTGGCCGGCACCTTCGCCATCTGCGGCGCCTCCACCAACGGCCTGATCCAGACCCACTTCGTGCCCGCTGCCCACGACCACGGCATGCCCATCACGGCGGCCGCCTCGCTGCTCGCGGTCATCGGCGTGTTCGACGTGGCCGGCACGATTGCCTCCGGCTGGTTCACCGACCGCTTCGAACCGCGCCGCCTGCTGGCCGTGTACTACGCGCTGCGCGGTGTCTCGCTGCTGTTCCTGCCGATGCTGCTCGCGCCGAGCGTGCACCCGCCGATGATCTTCTTCATCGTCTTCTACGGCCTCGACTGGGTCGCCACCGTGCCGCCCACCCTCGCCCTGTGCCGGGAGCACTACGGCGAGGACAGCGCGATCGTCTTCGGCTGGGTGCTCGCCTCCCACCAGGTCGGGGCGGCGCTGGTCGCCTACCTCGGCGGTCTCGCGCGGGACGTCTTCGGCTCCTACGACGTGGTCTGGTACGCCTCGGGCGCGCTGTGCGCCGCGGCGGCCCTGATGGCGCTGGTGATCAGGCGGCGGCCGACGGTTTTGAGCCCCGCGGCCGTGTGA
- a CDS encoding ATP-binding protein — MQLEIRPDPAEVGRARRWARSRLAGSGIAADEPLAETLVLLVSELVTNAVVHTGCPAVLRLFLSGEPAGAATVRLEVADASTRAPVPRCPGDESTGGRGLALVDGLADRWGWCPEGVGKRIWCELDRCATAVDAAETAAASNCGRTAPAYEGLAYGAYGTYGGLAYGAV; from the coding sequence GTGCAGCTGGAGATCCGGCCCGACCCCGCGGAGGTGGGGCGGGCCCGGCGTTGGGCCCGCTCCCGGCTCGCCGGGTCGGGGATAGCGGCGGACGAGCCGCTCGCCGAGACCCTGGTCCTGCTCGTCTCCGAACTGGTCACCAACGCCGTGGTGCACACCGGTTGCCCGGCCGTGCTGCGGCTGTTCCTGTCCGGGGAACCGGCCGGGGCGGCCACCGTGCGCCTGGAGGTGGCCGACGCCAGCACCCGGGCTCCCGTGCCGCGCTGCCCGGGCGACGAGTCGACCGGCGGTCGCGGCCTCGCCCTCGTCGACGGCCTCGCCGACCGGTGGGGCTGGTGCCCGGAGGGTGTGGGCAAGCGCATCTGGTGCGAACTCGACCGCTGCGCCACGGCGGTGGACGCGGCGGAGACGGCGGCGGCGAGCAACTGCGGCCGTACGGCCCCGGCGTACGAGGGCCTGGCCTACGGGGCCTACGGGACCTACGGGGGTCTGGCGTACGGGGCGGTGTAG
- a CDS encoding pyridoxal 5'-phosphate synthase translates to MEPDLHGLLTSLRVWDPEFTELPALDPATAPATPLPLFARWLAEVAAAGQPEPHTMSLATTDEEGRPDVRIVMLHGADSAGWSFATHAGSRKGRQLAARPHAALAFYWPVQGRQVRVRGPVTVAPPDEAHSDLHARSTGALAAALTGRQSEVLGSLDQLARASESAWERARSAPDTEVPSWTLYRLRPTEAEFFQGDAQRRHVRLRYRRTPDGWARELLWP, encoded by the coding sequence ATGGAACCGGATCTTCACGGGCTGCTGACGTCACTTCGCGTCTGGGACCCGGAGTTCACCGAACTGCCCGCCCTCGACCCCGCGACGGCACCCGCCACCCCGCTGCCCCTCTTCGCACGGTGGCTGGCGGAGGTTGCGGCGGCCGGGCAGCCCGAGCCGCACACGATGTCGCTGGCGACGACGGACGAGGAGGGCCGGCCGGACGTCCGCATCGTGATGCTGCACGGCGCGGACTCCGCGGGCTGGTCCTTCGCCACCCACGCCGGCAGCCGCAAGGGCCGCCAGCTGGCCGCCCGCCCGCACGCCGCCCTCGCCTTCTACTGGCCGGTCCAGGGGCGCCAGGTCCGCGTCCGGGGCCCGGTCACGGTCGCCCCGCCGGACGAGGCCCACTCGGACCTGCACGCCCGCTCGACAGGTGCCCTGGCCGCCGCCCTCACCGGCCGTCAGAGCGAGGTCCTGGGCTCCCTGGACCAGCTGGCCCGGGCCTCGGAGTCGGCCTGGGAGCGGGCCCGGAGCGCCCCGGACACCGAGGTCCCCTCCTGGACCCTCTACCGACTCCGGCCCACCGAGGCCGAGTTCTTCCAGGGCGACGCCCAGCGCCGCCACGTACGGCTCCGCTACCGCCGCACGCCGGACGGCTGGGCCCGCGAACTGCTGTGGCCCTGA